In the Polyangiaceae bacterium genome, one interval contains:
- a CDS encoding 6-phosphofructo-2-kinase/fructose-2,6-bisphosphatase — MILQGPDFHKHVLVMVGLPARGKTFVARKIARYLSWLGYNTRSFNVGEYRRAIAGAKQPASFFAPDAEHRELRERIAMKTLDDLLGFLNDRGDVAIYDATNTERERRQRVYERCRAAGTQVIFVECLCEDDSVVEANIRENKLNSPDYHDMDPDAAVADFRERIAQYERTYVPVDDEDRCYVKLIDVGRKVVVNRMQGYLGARLVFFLMNLHPGRRKLWLTRHGESEFNATGRIGGDPDLSERGRIYAQSLAEFFAARGEKPVEVWTSSLKRAMQTAEALPLPKLARRALDEIDAGICDGMTYQEIRERMPEEYRARAADKFRYRYPQGESYTDVIQRLEPVIFDLERQKTPVVVIAHHAITRALYAYLMGRPQEDTPHVPVPLHTVLELTPTAYGYEEKRFELAPYMSGEDTLHPMSVGAPPLP; from the coding sequence ATGATCCTCCAAGGCCCCGACTTCCACAAACACGTGCTCGTGATGGTCGGGCTGCCCGCCCGAGGCAAGACCTTCGTGGCGCGCAAGATCGCCCGCTACCTCTCCTGGCTCGGCTACAACACGCGCAGCTTCAACGTCGGCGAGTATCGGCGCGCCATCGCGGGTGCGAAACAACCCGCGAGTTTCTTCGCGCCAGATGCGGAGCATCGCGAATTGCGCGAGCGCATCGCCATGAAGACCCTCGACGATCTGCTCGGTTTCCTGAACGACCGCGGCGACGTTGCCATCTACGACGCGACCAACACCGAAAGGGAGCGGCGGCAGCGGGTCTACGAGCGCTGCCGAGCTGCCGGCACGCAAGTGATCTTCGTCGAGTGCCTGTGCGAGGACGACAGCGTCGTGGAGGCCAACATTCGCGAGAACAAGCTCAACTCGCCGGACTACCACGACATGGACCCCGACGCCGCGGTCGCGGACTTTCGTGAACGCATCGCGCAGTATGAGCGTACCTACGTGCCGGTGGACGACGAGGACCGCTGCTACGTCAAGCTGATCGACGTGGGCCGCAAGGTCGTGGTCAACCGCATGCAGGGCTACTTGGGGGCCCGCCTCGTGTTCTTCCTGATGAACCTTCACCCAGGTCGGCGCAAGCTCTGGCTGACGCGTCACGGTGAAAGCGAGTTCAACGCAACCGGTCGGATCGGAGGCGATCCTGACCTCTCCGAGCGCGGTCGAATCTATGCCCAGAGCCTGGCGGAGTTCTTCGCCGCTCGAGGCGAAAAGCCCGTCGAAGTCTGGACCAGCAGTCTCAAGCGCGCGATGCAAACCGCCGAAGCGCTGCCGTTGCCCAAGCTCGCGCGACGCGCCCTGGACGAAATCGACGCGGGCATCTGCGATGGCATGACCTACCAAGAGATCCGCGAGCGCATGCCCGAGGAGTACCGGGCGCGTGCCGCCGACAAGTTCCGCTATCGCTATCCCCAGGGCGAGTCCTACACCGACGTGATTCAGCGCCTGGAACCCGTGATCTTCGACCTGGAACGGCAGAAGACGCCGGTGGTGGTGATCGCACATCATGCCATCACGCGTGCGCTGTACGCCTACCTCATGGGTCGCCCCCAAGAAGACACTCCCCATGTGCCCGTCCCCCTGCACACCGTCCTGGAGCTGACCCCCACGGCCTACGGCTACGAAGAGAAGCGCTTCGAACTCGCTCCTTACATGTCCGGCGAGGACACACTCCACCCCATGAGCGTGGGCGCGCCGCCGTTGCCTTGA